GAAAAGAACATGCACCAAATCCGTGCGGCGGAGAAACTGATCCGACGCAAGCGGAGAGAGTACGAAATGCAGAACCGGCAGTTCCCGGAAATGGAGGAAGATGGCAGGCTGAAAGAATACCTGGACCGGTGTGCATTCATCAACAAGGACGGCGAGACCTGCGAGTTTACCACGCTCCAGAAACACGACCTGAACCTCGTCTTGCAGAAACGCCACGCGCTGCTGAACTGGCAGCAAGGCTCTGGCAAGACAGCCGCCGTGTACCATCGTGCCAAATACCTGCTCAAATTCCGCAAAGTACGGAATGTCATCATACTGGCTCCTGCCATCGCCACCAATATGACATGGATACCCTTCCTCTCGATAAACAGGGAACAGTTCCGGGTGGCAAGGAACAATGCCGACCTGGAAGCTGTGCCGGAAGGCGTGTTCATCGTCCTATCCACCTCCATGCTCGGCAAGCTGAAACGGGGCATGGCAAGGTTTGTCAAACGCAGTTCAAGAAAACTGTGCCTTGTTTTCGACGAGTCGGACGAGATAACCAACCCGTCGTCACAACGTACAAGGCATATCCTCGGTCTCTTCCGCCGCCTCAAATACAAGATACTCGACACCGGTACGACCACACGCAACAACATCGCCGAACTGTACAGCCAGTTTGAGCTGTTATATAACAATTCCATAAACATGGTCTGTTGGAGCAGTCGTGTGTACCACGAGAACAGGGACAAGGAGATAGAGGAAGATAACAATCCGCACTATGGTGAGCCGTTCCCCGCTTTCAGGGGGCATGTGCTTTTCCGTGCCTGCCACTGTCCGGGGAAATCCACCGTGTTCGGCATTGAGAAGCAGAACCAGGATGTCTATAACAAGGAGGAGCTGGCCGGCCTTATCGGGAAGACCGTCATTACACGCAAGTTCAGGGACTTTGCAGGAGAGAAATACAAGATACGGACACATACCGTCAGCCCGTCCGACGGCGAGCGTGAGGTTTACCGTGTCATCATCGAGGAGTTCTGCCGCATCTGCGAACTGTATTACAACAGCACGGGGGATGCAAAGAAGGATGCCGGACTCCGGCTTATGCGCCAGATCAAGCTGCTCATCAAGGCCTGCTCCGTCCCACACCTGATAGAGGGCTATTCCGGAGACGGGATTCCGAACAAGACAAGGTACATCGAAAGGCTGGTACGGAAGATACCCGGCAAGGTGGCTGTCGGCTGCACGTCCATAGCCGCATTCGACCTTTACGAGAGCCGTCTTCGCGAATGTTTTCCTGACCGTCCCGTATTTGTGGTCAAGGGCGACGTGGCGTTCAAGAAACGGCAAAGCATCGTGACGGAGTTCGATTCCACCATCAACGGCATACTGGTATGCACGCAGCAGAGCCTGAGCAGTTCGGTGAACATACCCACCTGCAACGACGTGATACTTGAATCCCTGCAATGGAACATCCCGAAGATGGAGCAGTTCTACTTCCGTTTCATCCGTCTCGACTCCAAAGAGCTGAAGGACGTGCATTATGTCACCTACAAGGACTCCGTGGAGCAGAACCTGATGGCGCTGGTGCTTACCAAAGAGCGGCTGAACGAGTTCATCAAGACGGGCGAAGTAAAGGAACAGTCGGAAATCTTCGAGGAGTTCGACGTCACCATGTCCGTCATCGAGAGCCTGCTGGTCAGGGAACGGGACAGCGAAGGCAAGATACACATCAGCTGGGGAAGCCAGCGCATCATGAACTGAAAAATGGAAAAACAAATGAGAAACCGCAGATTCCATTCCACAGGCAAAGGTAGCCCGCCCCCTTACCGGCAGGGCAAGGTCATGCCGCAAGCGGTTTTCGGGAAAATCATCCTCGCCGGAGGCTCCGGTATTATCCCGAAAAACCCTGCACTGCCGGGGTGCGGACCTTTTGGAGCCTGTGGAATGAAATCCCCGGTTCCGAATCATAAACTATAATGAAGAATATCATGGACTTGAATCAGGCAGAAGTGGCAGTGACCACGCAGCATCTCATAGACATGGGGCAGGAAAAAGACAACCTGCTGCAAATGTCCGACTTCGGCGACATGGGGGAATTCCTGTGCACCTGCTCCGAACTGTTTCCCGAAGAGGAAACTCCGGAATACAGGTACACGAGATGGGAGGAAATCCCGGACCTGCTCATCAACCGGGAATGGCTGTGTTCCAACTTCTTCGAGATAAGGGAGGCGATGGAACAGCTGGAGGAACCCGACAAGGATTGCTTCTTCGACTGGTGTGACCGTTACGGGCATGACATCAGTACGGAAGACCCGCACCTGCTGGTGGCGCACTATATCGAACTTTATGGAAATGCGGCCTATATCGACGATGAGCCTTGCCCGGACAGCGGGGATGACAGCCTGCTGTACTATCCGGGCATATCAAGTAACTATTTCGACACGGGTATTCCCCGCTTCGAGGTATTCGATGACAATTACGATTAAAGCGTATAAACATATACAAGATGGAAATCAACTTCAAAGGACCGGTAATGCCGGTTGACCCCTATTCGCAAATGGCGTTTGTGGAGATACTGAACATTCTCCTGACGGCAGGGCACATCGTGGATGTGAACAGGTTCCTGATAAACAGGAATGCCAATCCGCTATTCGGCTCGTTGTCAGGATATTTCAGATGGTCATTCTCCGACAACCACTTTACCCTGTGGCAACGGGTGGAATACAACTCGCCGCTCTGCTTCAGCCGGCGCATATTCAGCATCCATTTCGGGATGCTGGCAAGCCGTGACAGGAAAAGAGACAATACGGTAATGAACTAAAAACATATCAATATGAGTCACCAGGTAATTACAAGAATGGCATACAATGCCAAAACCAAGCAGATAGAAACTTGGCAGCATTCCAACAACGTGTGGCCGACAACAGACCATTTTTATGCATTGGATGTGAAAACAGACGAACAGATGTTTGAATTCATAACATTGATAGCAAACGGATTGTGGCAAGGGCGCAAATGGCGTAAAGCATTCAAGACACTTTTTGAAGAATATCCGGAATTGGTCAGGTCCTCATACGAGCACGAGCTTAGAGGCCAACCTTGGAAGGCATACTGTGCCATTTGCAAAAAATATGAGGAACTTGCCCAAAGCAAATGCAATGAAATAGTTGCGCGATTCAGGCAACTTACCGGGATTGTCTGACCCAAACAGATGCAAAATATATGGAAGAGATAAAGATTTCAAACAGACAAATCGCGCTGATGGCTTTCGACCGGTTGCGCAAGGAAGACAAGACAGATTCCGCATTGAAACTCGCACGGTGTATGCTGCATGGCACAAGCATATCTCTTGGCATAGGTGATATCGACTGGGAGATAGACAGGGCAATACAGCAGTGCGGAGGAGTGCCAAGAACAGGATACAGATACACGGCTTATTTCCACTTCAACCGGAATACGGAAATGGCAAAGGAAATATATGACAAGATCGTGAAGGAACTGTATGGTTAGGAAACAACACGGAGGCGGCTTGAAGGCCGCTTCCGTCATTTATAACGGTATGTACGGGAAAAGGAATCCTGCCGTACACAGGTAACAGAAATGGATGAACAGAAAACATTGACATTGGATTTCATCAAATCCCTGATGGAACCGGCCTATACACTAATATGGACGGACTACAATGACAATCTTGACAATCATTGCGGACTGATTCAAAAATGCCTTGACAGCAAGAGCCGCGAACATTTGTGGGAAAAGGCAGACGAGTGGTACAGCGATGCCGAATGGGAAGCTGTCCGTGAGATTATTGCGAAACTGAAAGAGGAATGTGCCGTATTCCATGACTTTGACGGGGAAGCGGTCGATGACTTCTTCGATGAATACGAAGATGAAATCCGTGACGAGATTTACAGCCGCAACGATTCGGACGTGGTGAAGGAATTGGTAAGGCACACGGACGACATTCCTATCCGTGTGGAGATGCTTTCCAACTATGACTGCATCAATTCCAACTGGTTTGAATCGCAAGGCGGTTACAGGTACGAGGAATCCTACTTCGGGGACATGGTGGACAGCCTGAACCTCAATCCGGCGAGGGTAAAGAAAATTCTGACAGAACACGGCTACAGGGCTTACGGGCGTTTCCCGAACCGTAAGAACCGGAACGGCAAGGAGCAGGTTTCCTACGAACAATTCTACGAGGAACTTATCAATTCCTGCTGCGGGGCGAACCTGCTGACTTACATCGGCAGGGTAAGCCTGAAAGAGCTGTATGAAGCCGACTTTTCATTGAAAGAGGTCATTATCCCCAAAGGCAACTGTTGCGGACTTTTCAGTTCGACGTATGGTGGTGGAAGCCTGCTTGAAATGGAACTGAAACGGGACGTAAAGCTGAAATTGGAAGTCAAGGACTATCATGGTTTCCGCTTCCGGCTGGATGACGAACGTTCCAAATATGACTGTTCGGTCCGGCATGTATATGGGGTGGACGACTCCTTTTTCGGAGATGCGGTTCGCATTGTATCCTGAT
The window above is part of the Butyricimonas paravirosa genome. Proteins encoded here:
- a CDS encoding N-6 DNA methylase, which gives rise to MYTIIPQQIPQGMRAEVNEKILFAIDSGKNLIPAESIYNCYTGIGGLHNLKQSDFASYHEYAEAKKEFEMGQFFTPHEICRDMVDMLCPVSSEMVLDMCCGMGNFFNHLPNPHNAYGFDIDGKAVSVARYLYPEAHIEKCDIRQYYPEQRFDVIIGNPPFNLKFDYKLSQEYYMDKAYDVLNPAGILMVIVPCSFMQSGFWEKTRIAGINGRFSFVGQTKLGPSAFAAVGVHDFNTKIMVFLRKSGHIKMQAYNAEEFITADELKKRIGEARAMKHRLRFDLMRETNRINKEELELFEYKLAKYMYELKAHAKLNKHIDKAEALVTKFRNQKPPENATREQVEQWEKNKLTPKKVLAVIRRYITSQNTVPRKEVALVKTSYGFKLKQYAPRLLDKVPHKAASINDLVLERTELPMPEVPTEKNMHQIRAAEKLIRRKRREYEMQNRQFPEMEEDGRLKEYLDRCAFINKDGETCEFTTLQKHDLNLVLQKRHALLNWQQGSGKTAAVYHRAKYLLKFRKVRNVIILAPAIATNMTWIPFLSINREQFRVARNNADLEAVPEGVFIVLSTSMLGKLKRGMARFVKRSSRKLCLVFDESDEITNPSSQRTRHILGLFRRLKYKILDTGTTTRNNIAELYSQFELLYNNSINMVCWSSRVYHENRDKEIEEDNNPHYGEPFPAFRGHVLFRACHCPGKSTVFGIEKQNQDVYNKEELAGLIGKTVITRKFRDFAGEKYKIRTHTVSPSDGEREVYRVIIEEFCRICELYYNSTGDAKKDAGLRLMRQIKLLIKACSVPHLIEGYSGDGIPNKTRYIERLVRKIPGKVAVGCTSIAAFDLYESRLRECFPDRPVFVVKGDVAFKKRQSIVTEFDSTINGILVCTQQSLSSSVNIPTCNDVILESLQWNIPKMEQFYFRFIRLDSKELKDVHYVTYKDSVEQNLMALVLTKERLNEFIKTGEVKEQSEIFEEFDVTMSVIESLLVRERDSEGKIHISWGSQRIMN